In the genome of Calditrichota bacterium, the window AATGGATCGTGATTTGCTTTATTTTGGCCCGATCATTCAATTTTTCTTTCCAGTGAATGAAAATGTTTTCTCATTTTTAAAAGCCAGCTATTCTCACTCAATAAGTGATCTTTCTTCTAAAAGAGAGTTGCTTTATTTTGACCCAACTATTGGCGAACCAGGTTATACTCTTTCTCAAACAAAAAGCTCACTAAGCTCAGATAGGTATGTAATTGGTGGTGGATTGGCGATGTTTATGAATGAGTTTGTTTCAATTGAACCTCAGGTTGTTTTTGAAATGGACAGATTTGTAACAAAATCCGAACTTAAATCAGTCATAGGAAGTGAAACACATAAAATTCGTTTTTCTAATGAAAGCAATTTTCTGATTTTTTCGGTAGGAGTTAATTATTACATCAGGAAAGAAATATTTTGATTATTGATTTTTCAAAACCTGTATTCAAATCCTATTGTTGCAAGAAATATTGATTCTTTAAAATCATCAGAAAACATTAAATTTGCGACAGGCATAATTCGCCATTTGTCTCCAATGGAAGTACCAATAAATATTTCAGAAATTGTTCCAATAGTTTCGCCCTTCTTACTACCCAGAAAACCATCATCATTTTCAATATCTGCAATAATTAGTTTTGCCCCGCCGAAAATGCGCTCATTTCCTAAAAGTATTGCCGGCGAATAGCCAATCGTAGAGCCAAAATCGCCACTGGAATGTGAAAGCCCAAAATCTAATGAAACATAAAATGAGGAGTCGATAGTCAAGGCCTGATATTTTATATCCATTCCGATCACGCCCAATGCAAAAGGAATACCTGTAACTTTTGCTCCCATATCAATATCCTGAAACGCAGCCCAACGCAAATAAAGCTCCGGTATTGGTACCAGCTCATCCTGGTCGATGGGAGAAGTAATTCCAAGCCCAAAGGTTTTTTCATCATTTTCTAAAACTTTTGGAGTTTGCAATGTACTAAAGCTAACACAGGCAGTTGAAGATAGGGTCAACAAAATCGATAAAAGCAGTTTGGATAGGTGCTTCATAGTTAACTCCAAAATAAGGTTTATTAAAATTTAAAACAAATAACGCACTGCAATTGCGATGCTAAATTCAAAATCTGTTGCCGGGATTAAATCCAAAGCAGGGGCAATTTCGATAAACATATCAAAAGGTGTTTCTCTAAACTCATACATCAGCCCAAATGGAACACGAACACCAAGTTCTGAATCTTTTGTTTTTAGATGGCCGCCGATACCCATTGTTGGAGTTAATGAAAAATCCCTGTTAATGTAAATTGGAGTGAACCGTTTAAAAATATAATCAATATGAATCTGAAGATTGGTTTCATTTTTAAAAGACCAGCTTAAACCGCCATTAAAATGTGTTGCGCCTGAATCAAGAAATTTAAAACTTAAACCAGTTGGATTACCAAGGATAATTCCAACTCCTGAGGTTTCATTTCCTGTTTTTGCGCTAAGAGATGAACCAAGAATAATAAAAATAAATAAGCAAGTAAGAATGGTTTTATAATTAACTTTCATTTTCTTCAAACTTTTTTAGTTGTTTCTGAATCCAACGTACGGAAACACCAAGTGATTCTGCCGTATGTGTGCGATTACCGTTAAATTTATCCAATCGTTTTAACAGGATTTGTTTTTCCAGTTCACGCAAGGTTCCGCCATACTCATCAAACTTTTTATCTTCATCCTCAATCACAATATGTTCATTATAGATTTTATCGGAATCACATAAAATAAGTGCCCGTTGAATTGTGTTTTCCAGTTGGCGTACATTTCCAGGCCAGTTGTATGATTCGAGTGTTTTTAAAGCCTCAGTAGAAAGCGTGATGTTACTTTTGCTATGCTTTTGGATAAAGAATCTGGCAAGTAATGCAATATCGCCCGATCTTTCTCTCAGGGATGGTATTTTAATAGGAAAAACATTAAGCCTGTAAAAAAGATCTTCGCGGAAGTGCCCGGTTTTGGAAAGTTCTTTTAAGTTTTTGTTGGTGGCAGCAATCAAACGTACATCCACTTTTTTAAACTCAGTTGCACCTAACCGTATTATCTCCTGATTTTCAATAACCCGTAATAGTTTTGCTTGTAAGGCCATGGAGATGTCGGCAATTTCATCAAGAAAAAAGGTGCCGTTATCTGCTACTTCAAACAGCCCTTTTTTATCTGTAGTTGCCCCGGTGAACGCACCTTTTTTATAACCAAATAATTCGCTTTCCAAAAGCGTATCCGGGATAGAACCACAAAACTGGGCAATATAAGATTGATCCTTGCGTTGGCTTAAAGTATGGATGGCCCGTGCGGCCAAGTCTTTTCCTGTACCACTTTCCCCGGTTATTAAAACTGTAGCATTGGTTTGGGCAACACGATGAATCATTGCGGAAAACTTTTTCATTGCCGCACTTTCACCAATCATTTGAGGAATGTTTTGATAAGCTTCAAGTTGGTTGCGCAGTTGCAGGTTTTCGGTTTGCAACTTTTCCAGGTGCTCAATCCTGTTTAGTCCAAGTGAAATAAGGCTGGAAAAAAAATGCAGGAATTCCATATTTTCATCTGTAAATTCCTGGCGGTTCTTTATACTGTCAACAAGAATAACACCCCAAATGGCTTCACCATAAAAAACAGGTACGCCTATAATGGATTTAATTTGTTGAATCTGTATGCTCTCAAATTGTGAAATGTGTGGATCATTTTGAACATCATGATATAGGCAGGCTTCTCTTTTGGAAATAACTTCCTGCAAAACCCCGGATGAAAAGTGGCTGACATCTTTCATTTGCTCTTTAAGAACATTTTGTGCAGCTATTACCTGGAAATCATTTGATTTGTCCAGATAACGCACAAATAACCCACGCTCTGCGTTTATACCGGATACGACAAGATCAAGCGCCTCTTCGATGAGCCGTTCATGCATTTCTGGTGCATTTAATAAACGGGTAACCTGATACAATACATTATACTGTTCTGTAGTTAGTTCGCGGAGAGATTTTAATGAGGAAGTAAAGTTGATTTTATCGGGCATAAAAGCGTTTCTGT includes:
- a CDS encoding outer membrane beta-barrel protein, with translation MTKTILIFLAVATISFGQIEQGTYQLGGGFGFQTGSTGKGDSKTDITEWHISPQASFFLIDNFSVGLELAYRSSSSSSSISKEEMDRDLLYFGPIIQFFFPVNENVFSFLKASYSHSISDLSSKRELLYFDPTIGEPGYTLSQTKSSLSSDRYVIGGGLAMFMNEFVSIEPQVVFEMDRFVTKSELKSVIGSETHKIRFSNESNFLIFSVGVNYYIRKEIF
- a CDS encoding DUF3996 domain-containing protein, which codes for MKVNYKTILTCLFIFIILGSSLSAKTGNETSGVGIILGNPTGLSFKFLDSGATHFNGGLSWSFKNETNLQIHIDYIFKRFTPIYINRDFSLTPTMGIGGHLKTKDSELGVRVPFGLMYEFRETPFDMFIEIAPALDLIPATDFEFSIAIAVRYLF
- a CDS encoding sigma 54-interacting transcriptional regulator, encoding MPDKINFTSSLKSLRELTTEQYNVLYQVTRLLNAPEMHERLIEEALDLVVSGINAERGLFVRYLDKSNDFQVIAAQNVLKEQMKDVSHFSSGVLQEVISKREACLYHDVQNDPHISQFESIQIQQIKSIIGVPVFYGEAIWGVILVDSIKNRQEFTDENMEFLHFFSSLISLGLNRIEHLEKLQTENLQLRNQLEAYQNIPQMIGESAAMKKFSAMIHRVAQTNATVLITGESGTGKDLAARAIHTLSQRKDQSYIAQFCGSIPDTLLESELFGYKKGAFTGATTDKKGLFEVADNGTFFLDEIADISMALQAKLLRVIENQEIIRLGATEFKKVDVRLIAATNKNLKELSKTGHFREDLFYRLNVFPIKIPSLRERSGDIALLARFFIQKHSKSNITLSTEALKTLESYNWPGNVRQLENTIQRALILCDSDKIYNEHIVIEDEDKKFDEYGGTLRELEKQILLKRLDKFNGNRTHTAESLGVSVRWIQKQLKKFEENES